The following proteins are co-located in the Fluviicola sp. genome:
- a CDS encoding SDR family oxidoreductase: MKKVLITGANKGIGFEMARQLARKGYYIYMGTRDLKNGSEAVKKLQEEGINSVEAIQLDVTDAGSVMSAREQIGRKTDVLDILINNAGINGIEFEGDKPLMHTALGTGIAKYKEVYEVNVFGVIRTTQAFIDLLQKSPEPRIVNVSSSQGSLTLHSDPSYKYYHAKGAVYQSSKSALNMYTIALAFELRDTNFKVNAVSPPSTATDFNHHLGTSSVEVGAEHILRYAIMDNDGPTGRFFCLDNNPESGEIPW, encoded by the coding sequence ATGAAAAAAGTATTGATTACAGGAGCAAACAAGGGAATTGGTTTCGAAATGGCCCGGCAATTGGCTCGAAAAGGGTATTACATTTATATGGGAACCCGGGATCTCAAAAATGGATCGGAAGCCGTGAAAAAACTTCAGGAAGAAGGAATAAACAGTGTGGAGGCTATACAACTGGATGTCACTGATGCCGGTTCCGTAATGAGCGCGCGTGAACAAATCGGGCGAAAAACAGACGTACTGGATATCCTGATCAACAACGCGGGTATTAACGGAATTGAGTTTGAAGGCGATAAACCGTTGATGCACACCGCTCTTGGTACCGGCATAGCGAAATACAAAGAAGTCTATGAAGTAAATGTTTTTGGTGTTATCCGTACCACGCAAGCCTTTATAGACTTGTTGCAGAAATCCCCGGAACCCCGTATCGTGAATGTAAGTTCCAGCCAGGGATCTCTCACTTTGCACAGCGATCCTTCCTACAAATACTACCACGCAAAAGGAGCCGTTTATCAATCTTCCAAGTCGGCCCTCAATATGTATACGATTGCGCTGGCTTTTGAATTACGCGATACGAATTTTAAAGTAAATGCAGTAAGCCCGCCATCAACCGCTACCGATTTCAATCACCACCTGGGAACCAGCAGTGTGGAAGTTGGGGCCGAACACATTCTTCGATACGCAATCATGGATAACGATGGCCCGACAGGACGGTTTTTCTGCCTGGATAACAATCCGGAAAGTGGCGAAATTCCATGGTAA
- a CDS encoding AraC family transcriptional regulator — MARQDGFSAWITIRKVAKFHGKTSGILYIHAMKKDAHIPYNYDSLSDLHRLLGLPKPLHPLISLIKNTGNRLAITNLPDTHTSVFYKLSFKQALKGKLKYGRQYYDFDEGGLFFVSPNQVTARAENNGDYSGYTLIVHPDFFLNYPLAAKIKQYGFFAYTANEALHLSAKEKDTIISIFENIEEELQSRLDDFTQDVIISQIESLLNYSNRFYKRQFLTRKSVHIDLLQKMEQLLDNYFNNEKGLDQGIPTVQYIADQLNLSPNYLSDMLRSLTGQNAQQHIQNRLIEKAKEVLSTTQLSIGEIAFGLGFEHAQSFSRLFKSKTKQTPLEFRQSFN; from the coding sequence ATGGCCCGACAGGACGGTTTTTCTGCCTGGATAACAATCCGGAAAGTGGCGAAATTCCATGGTAAAACAAGCGGAATTTTATACATTCATGCAATGAAAAAGGACGCACATATTCCTTACAATTACGATTCATTGTCAGACTTACATCGGTTGCTGGGGTTGCCAAAACCCTTGCACCCTTTGATCAGTTTGATAAAAAATACCGGCAACCGGTTGGCTATAACCAATCTGCCTGATACGCATACCTCTGTTTTTTACAAACTATCGTTCAAGCAAGCCTTAAAAGGAAAATTGAAATATGGCCGGCAATACTACGATTTCGATGAGGGCGGATTGTTTTTTGTTTCACCGAACCAGGTAACGGCCAGGGCAGAAAATAACGGAGATTATTCGGGATATACGTTGATTGTTCATCCCGATTTCTTTTTAAACTACCCACTTGCAGCGAAGATCAAACAATACGGTTTTTTCGCTTATACGGCCAATGAAGCATTGCACCTGTCTGCTAAAGAAAAAGATACCATCATTTCCATTTTTGAAAATATCGAAGAGGAATTGCAAAGCCGGCTGGACGATTTTACGCAGGATGTGATCATTTCACAGATCGAATCGCTGTTGAATTACAGCAATCGTTTTTACAAACGGCAATTCCTGACCCGGAAATCGGTCCATATCGACCTGCTGCAAAAGATGGAACAATTGCTGGATAATTACTTCAACAACGAAAAAGGATTGGATCAGGGAATTCCGACCGTTCAGTATATAGCCGACCAATTGAATTTATCGCCCAATTATCTGAGCGATATGCTCCGCAGCCTGACCGGACAAAATGCCCAGCAGCATATTCAGAACAGGCTCATTGAAAAAGCCAAGGAAGTGCTTTCCACCACTCAATTATCCATCGGTGAAATCGCCTTTGGTCTGGGATTTGAACACGCACAATCATTCAGCCGCCTGTTTAAAAGCAAAACCAAACAAACTCCGCTGGAATTCAGGCAATCGTTTAACTGA
- a CDS encoding alpha/beta hydrolase, producing the protein MVIRKSYFKNEKQDRDYFENWVSQLEKENNRKYERYEIETSLGKTHVWGLHTKEEQLDTLVIFPGARTTSLIWDFDKGLDNLHHKMRVFMVETNGLPNLSKGDTPDIKGLDYGVWASEVFEKLHIEKAFIAGASFGGLVCMKLGIVHPEKVHAAFLLNPGCLQPFSLTLKNLYFNLLPIIKPSKKNVARFLDKAVFSKPNHQLSEFSENMLIDYEVFAISRYKDKTQKPYYMNEQLEEVKVDTYLLLGDKDLLFPYQKSGDNAKRQLKKLKETKVYENVGHGIETYDKALRYIGEKIKHLRSFQKADNGNN; encoded by the coding sequence ATGGTAATCAGAAAATCATACTTCAAAAATGAAAAACAGGACCGCGATTATTTTGAAAATTGGGTCAGTCAACTGGAAAAAGAGAATAACAGGAAGTATGAGCGTTACGAAATCGAAACATCATTGGGAAAAACGCATGTTTGGGGACTTCACACCAAAGAGGAACAGTTAGATACGCTGGTTATTTTTCCGGGTGCAAGAACCACATCCTTAATCTGGGATTTTGATAAGGGATTGGATAATCTCCACCATAAAATGCGCGTATTTATGGTTGAAACAAACGGACTGCCGAATTTAAGTAAAGGAGATACGCCCGATATTAAAGGCCTGGATTATGGAGTTTGGGCTTCGGAAGTCTTTGAAAAACTCCACATTGAAAAAGCATTTATAGCAGGAGCATCATTCGGCGGATTGGTTTGTATGAAACTGGGAATTGTTCATCCGGAGAAGGTGCATGCTGCGTTTTTGTTGAATCCGGGTTGCTTACAGCCTTTTTCTCTGACACTGAAAAATCTTTATTTCAACCTGCTGCCCATTATTAAACCCAGTAAAAAGAATGTGGCCAGATTCCTGGATAAAGCAGTCTTTTCAAAACCGAATCACCAATTATCGGAATTCTCAGAAAATATGCTGATCGATTATGAAGTTTTTGCGATAAGCCGTTACAAGGATAAAACGCAAAAACCGTATTACATGAACGAGCAGCTGGAGGAAGTGAAAGTGGACACTTACCTGCTTTTGGGAGATAAAGACTTGTTGTTTCCGTATCAGAAATCGGGAGATAATGCTAAAAGACAGCTGAAAAAACTGAAAGAGACAAAAGTGTATGAAAACGTGGGGCATGGAATTGAAACTTACGATAAAGCGCTCCGGTACATCGGAGAAAAAATCAAACACCTTCGTTCCTTTCAAAAAGCTGATAACGGGAATAACTAA
- a CDS encoding GNAT family N-acetyltransferase, whose amino-acid sequence MDTIRDITIKRTDSDNPDFRLLVSELDRYLAIRNGEMNDFFASFNKVDQIKHVVLAYENNTVVGCGAMKEYAPDSMEIKRMFVPLEQRGKGIASAVLKELESWAKELEYRKCILETGNDMKEAIALYQKCKYSVIPNYGQYASVADSVCFEKRIER is encoded by the coding sequence ATGGATACAATCAGAGATATCACGATCAAAAGAACCGATTCAGACAATCCCGATTTCCGGCTGCTGGTTTCGGAACTGGACCGTTATTTGGCAATCCGCAACGGAGAAATGAATGATTTCTTTGCATCCTTCAACAAAGTGGATCAGATCAAACACGTGGTGCTCGCTTATGAAAACAATACCGTTGTGGGATGCGGGGCCATGAAAGAGTATGCTCCGGATTCGATGGAAATAAAACGCATGTTTGTGCCCCTGGAACAACGCGGAAAAGGAATTGCTTCGGCAGTTCTGAAGGAATTGGAAAGTTGGGCAAAAGAATTGGAATACCGAAAATGTATCCTCGAAACGGGCAATGATATGAAAGAAGCAATAGCTTTGTATCAGAAATGCAAATACAGCGTTATTCCCAACTACGGACAATATGCATCTGTGGCCGATAGTGTCTGTTTTGAAAAAAGAATAGAAAGATGA
- a CDS encoding AraC family transcriptional regulator, giving the protein MMLLEHHTHELFGKMLFQKVVVKPPFEFPFPVTDNACFLYMQQGNMQYSFDNEAKEFPAKHSLLLNCVTTDKQISNSETTDPVEIVIIHFHPSILKKIYDKELPELLLKPQNIISNQSIEQINNDFLIQKYIEGLMFYFENPSIFQEDILILKLKEIILLLSLTPNAEKIRIILSQLFSRAAYSFKQVVEAHLFSQLTIEELAQHTNLSVSSFKREFAKWYNDTPASYIKTKKLERAAELLLKSDLRITEIAFDCGFNDVANFSKSFTDQFGYSPSNFRLTQKNA; this is encoded by the coding sequence ATGATGTTGCTGGAACACCATACGCATGAATTGTTCGGGAAAATGCTCTTTCAGAAGGTAGTGGTAAAACCTCCTTTTGAATTCCCGTTTCCTGTTACTGATAATGCCTGCTTTCTGTACATGCAGCAAGGGAATATGCAGTATTCGTTTGACAATGAAGCGAAAGAATTTCCTGCAAAACATTCCCTGTTGTTAAATTGCGTCACTACCGACAAACAAATAAGCAACTCCGAAACAACCGATCCGGTAGAAATTGTGATTATCCATTTTCATCCTTCCATCCTGAAGAAAATCTACGATAAAGAATTACCGGAATTGCTCCTGAAACCCCAAAATATCATTTCCAATCAATCCATTGAACAGATAAACAATGATTTCCTGATCCAAAAATACATCGAGGGATTGATGTTCTATTTTGAGAATCCGTCCATATTCCAGGAAGATATCCTCATCCTGAAACTGAAGGAAATCATATTGCTGCTATCTCTCACACCGAATGCAGAAAAAATCCGCATCATTCTTTCCCAGCTTTTCTCCCGGGCTGCATATTCCTTCAAACAGGTCGTTGAAGCGCATTTGTTTTCACAATTAACCATCGAGGAACTGGCGCAGCATACGAACCTGAGTGTCTCGTCCTTCAAACGCGAGTTTGCAAAGTGGTATAACGACACTCCGGCCAGTTATATCAAAACCAAAAAACTGGAAAGGGCTGCCGAATTGCTTTTAAAATCTGATCTGCGTATAACAGAGATCGCTTTTGACTGTGGATTCAACGATGTGGCTAATTTCTCCAAAAGCTTCACGGACCAATTCGGATACTCACCGAGCAACTTCCGCCTGACGCAAAAAAACGCTTAA
- a CDS encoding redoxin domain-containing protein: protein MRQAKVKEQQAAPVFTTTDVNGKTMSLADLKGKKVLLTFYRNVGCPICNLRFHEIQEQAAYFKSRNLVVLAVYESSAENMKTYLDGENPYAVLIPNPDQSLYKLYDIERSTGKVFKSLFHGAIGKAKEGKKLYKTPMKQDGNANTIGGDFLIDENGTVKKAYYGKYIGDHLPLEQIKAFLN, encoded by the coding sequence ATGAGACAGGCAAAAGTAAAAGAACAACAGGCGGCTCCGGTTTTTACAACAACCGATGTGAACGGCAAAACCATGAGTCTTGCAGATTTGAAAGGGAAGAAAGTGCTGCTGACATTCTACCGGAACGTAGGATGTCCGATTTGTAACCTGCGTTTTCATGAAATTCAGGAACAAGCGGCCTACTTCAAATCGAGAAACCTGGTAGTGCTGGCTGTTTACGAAAGTTCGGCAGAGAATATGAAAACCTATCTGGACGGAGAAAATCCGTATGCAGTGCTGATCCCGAATCCGGATCAAAGCCTGTATAAATTGTATGACATTGAAAGAAGTACCGGGAAAGTGTTCAAATCGTTGTTTCACGGAGCAATCGGCAAGGCAAAAGAAGGAAAGAAGTTATACAAAACCCCGATGAAACAGGATGGAAATGCGAATACGATCGGTGGAGATTTCCTGATCGATGAGAACGGAACGGTCAAAAAAGCTTATTACGGAAAGTACATCGGTGATCATTTACCGCTTGAACAAATCAAAGCATTCTTAAATTAA